From the Calonectris borealis chromosome 4, bCalBor7.hap1.2, whole genome shotgun sequence genome, one window contains:
- the SCOC gene encoding short coiled-coil protein, with protein sequence MMNADMDAVEAENQVELEEKTRLINQVLELQHTLEDLSARVDAVKEENLKLKSENQVLGQYIENLMSASSVFQTTDTKSKRK encoded by the exons ATGATGAATGCCGACATGGATG CTGTTGAGGCTGAGAATCAGGTGGAATTAGAAGAGAAAACACGGCTTATTAATCAAGTTTTGGAACTGCAGCACACACTTGAAG ATCTCTCGGCACGAGTAGATGCTGTTAAGGAAGAAAACTTGAAACTGAAATCAGAAAACCAAGTTCTTGGACAGTATATAGAAAATCTGATGTCAGCGTCTAGTGTTTTCCAAACAACTGacacaaaaagcaaaaggaagtaa